A region of Allocoleopsis franciscana PCC 7113 DNA encodes the following proteins:
- a CDS encoding DUF1574 family protein, with protein MLDVDQHVPKARSSSLAHWVYGAIGQSGVRLRVRLGGNNLHILCESRQSLDAKTVVNRLLNALGSREAGEAFPIDPENPVYQIILYGRIVGHDRPDWIKQIRLKPSITQGSPTPQETRETAAQTGTPESELRVSHESLARSGSPEAISRYLSETLNSQGVRVKVLIQTLPEATAHKDHSSHSIATEFAAESSETFPFDADASVPNRRLWVICNSDYSPDASVLAEPVVQQLRSLGLKGFRDAAICSQVSGEATPEWMLRVDLTPPEAMLKEWARWGDVQAIARSINQAILHVGMEVRAVLKDATLHLFCSPLERQPTTAPDKRTAMNAIARVLESITPQGIQAATVYGVEFQERKLAPEQEKPVWIEWLNLSTANNPTLGESALSLAQKGHQEALAFLLERLLNPDLDRRLATGGIHLKLRRKQDLLHIMSEAPICPSQAEIAPPIARFLRQLGIPEMAGVRIYGRRAGSTSPSWNYGVDFVQRQRLVPEATPEFAASDAYVNELVAPTEEPILRPDLTPEDVQDGLKQTVQSAVRLLQRGLCATQLFVLSEDDQETTLVPQGTNTKNFASFQGFRVAVVWGLLGLLLTLQTDWLMGQKLQKPAQAPIIPTDGESPTTVSLPQLSLQKGEIPRTSGFNSSGFTRDGKTSVIINKTEADASFTPEKVNAAKAAILAAARSPNPSFNNRLLDDKLALYQQRLLQSGPPDILIIGSSRALRGVDPIALQDALAAQGHPNLEVFNFAINGATAQVVDLMIRRLLTPEQLPKLIIWADGARAFNSGREDATYRAIATSEGYQRLQAGTFPTLMGTNRDRRFGKTAQPNNSQNEKTTQPWTSVGVSYQSISDWLNQSLGQVSSTYPQRDKLKSLLREQFVGFLKHTNVSSNPIDPNSEKLSSLEEAVDLDGFLPLSVRFNPATYYNNHPRVAGDYDGDFQSFQLSGEQDTALEALLQFTQANNIGTVFVNLPLTKDYLDPARTEYEEKFQRYMHSSARKKGLIFRDLSQLLLTKPDFFSDPSHLNRYGAYRVSNHLAKDPMIPWPTP; from the coding sequence ATGTTGGATGTCGATCAGCATGTCCCAAAAGCTCGTTCGTCCTCTCTTGCCCATTGGGTATACGGTGCAATCGGGCAATCGGGGGTGCGCCTCCGAGTCCGTCTAGGAGGAAATAACCTGCACATTCTCTGCGAGAGCCGCCAGAGTTTAGATGCAAAGACGGTGGTGAATCGTTTGCTCAATGCGCTTGGCAGCCGAGAGGCGGGAGAGGCGTTTCCGATCGACCCGGAAAATCCTGTTTACCAAATTATTCTCTATGGGCGTATTGTCGGTCATGATCGCCCGGATTGGATTAAGCAAATTCGGCTCAAGCCGTCCATTACCCAGGGAAGCCCAACGCCTCAAGAAACAAGGGAGACGGCAGCCCAAACGGGAACCCCTGAGTCAGAGTTAAGGGTTTCCCACGAAAGTTTGGCTCGTTCAGGTTCACCTGAAGCCATTTCGCGTTATCTCAGCGAAACGTTGAATTCCCAAGGCGTCAGGGTTAAAGTCCTGATCCAAACTCTTCCCGAAGCAACGGCGCATAAAGACCATTCTTCTCACTCCATCGCAACTGAGTTTGCGGCGGAATCCTCCGAAACATTCCCATTCGATGCGGACGCCTCAGTTCCCAACCGCCGTCTTTGGGTGATTTGTAACTCTGACTACAGTCCCGATGCCTCCGTACTGGCAGAACCGGTGGTTCAACAGTTACGTTCCTTGGGACTCAAAGGCTTCCGAGATGCGGCGATTTGTAGCCAGGTGAGCGGGGAAGCCACTCCGGAATGGATGCTGCGGGTGGATTTGACCCCTCCCGAAGCTATGCTGAAAGAATGGGCACGCTGGGGTGATGTGCAGGCGATCGCTCGCTCCATCAACCAGGCCATCCTACACGTGGGTATGGAAGTGCGGGCGGTGCTCAAAGACGCGACCCTGCATTTATTCTGTAGCCCATTGGAGCGGCAGCCGACAACCGCGCCAGACAAACGTACAGCGATGAATGCGATCGCAAGAGTATTGGAATCAATCACCCCTCAAGGTATCCAAGCCGCGACGGTTTATGGGGTCGAATTCCAGGAGCGTAAACTTGCGCCTGAACAAGAAAAGCCTGTCTGGATCGAGTGGCTCAACTTATCCACCGCCAACAACCCCACCTTAGGAGAATCGGCCTTGTCCCTCGCTCAAAAGGGACATCAAGAAGCCTTGGCTTTCTTACTCGAACGCTTACTCAATCCTGACCTGGATCGGCGCTTAGCAACGGGCGGCATTCATCTGAAACTGCGCCGTAAGCAAGACTTGTTACACATTATGAGCGAGGCACCGATTTGTCCGTCCCAAGCTGAGATTGCTCCCCCCATTGCTCGCTTCCTGCGTCAGTTAGGGATTCCGGAAATGGCTGGCGTGCGGATTTATGGACGCCGTGCGGGTTCAACCTCTCCCTCGTGGAACTATGGTGTTGATTTCGTCCAACGACAGCGTTTGGTTCCAGAAGCTACCCCAGAGTTTGCCGCCTCAGATGCCTATGTGAATGAATTGGTTGCTCCCACGGAGGAACCGATTCTGCGTCCTGATTTAACCCCAGAAGACGTTCAAGACGGCCTGAAACAGACGGTACAATCAGCAGTACGTCTTCTGCAACGGGGCTTGTGTGCCACCCAACTGTTTGTTTTGAGCGAAGACGACCAAGAGACAACCCTGGTGCCTCAAGGCACCAATACTAAAAATTTCGCCTCGTTCCAAGGGTTTCGAGTCGCGGTGGTGTGGGGTTTATTGGGATTATTGCTCACGCTGCAAACGGATTGGCTCATGGGTCAAAAACTACAAAAGCCAGCACAGGCACCAATTATTCCCACAGATGGAGAGTCACCCACTACCGTCTCTCTCCCCCAACTTTCCTTGCAAAAAGGTGAGATTCCCAGGACGAGTGGCTTTAATTCCTCAGGGTTTACCAGAGATGGCAAGACAAGCGTCATTATTAATAAGACGGAAGCGGATGCTTCCTTCACGCCCGAAAAAGTTAACGCCGCCAAAGCGGCTATTTTAGCCGCCGCGCGATCGCCCAATCCTTCCTTCAACAATCGGCTGTTAGATGACAAGCTGGCTCTGTACCAACAGCGACTACTACAAAGTGGGCCTCCTGACATTCTGATTATCGGCAGTTCTAGAGCACTGCGAGGGGTTGATCCGATCGCCCTCCAAGATGCGTTAGCCGCTCAAGGTCATCCGAATTTAGAAGTGTTTAACTTCGCGATTAACGGCGCTACAGCTCAGGTTGTAGATTTAATGATCCGCCGCCTCTTAACCCCAGAACAACTCCCCAAATTGATTATCTGGGCCGATGGGGCACGGGCATTTAATAGTGGTCGAGAAGATGCGACCTATAGAGCGATCGCCACCTCTGAAGGCTATCAGCGTCTCCAAGCCGGAACCTTTCCCACATTGATGGGGACGAATCGCGATCGCCGCTTCGGGAAAACGGCACAACCCAACAACTCTCAAAATGAAAAGACGACCCAACCCTGGACTTCAGTAGGGGTGAGTTATCAATCTATCAGTGATTGGTTGAATCAGTCACTCGGTCAGGTTTCCTCGACTTATCCCCAGCGAGATAAGCTGAAATCTTTATTACGTGAACAATTTGTTGGCTTCCTTAAACATACCAATGTTTCTTCCAATCCAATTGACCCGAATTCAGAGAAATTATCTTCATTGGAAGAGGCTGTTGATTTAGATGGATTCTTGCCTCTATCTGTTCGTTTTAATCCTGCCACTTATTACAACAACCATCCGAGGGTAGCAGGGGATTATGATGGGGATTTTCAATCTTTTCAACTGAGTGGAGAGCAAGACACAGCTCTAGAAGCACTTTTGCAATTTACCCAAGCTAATAATATTGGGACGGTTTTTGTCAACCTCCCCCTCACCAAAGATTATTTAGATCCAGCACGTACTGAATATGAGGAGAAATTTCAGCGGTATATGCACTCCTCTGCTAGGAAAAAGGGATTAATTTTCCGTGATTTAAGTCAGTTATTACTCACCAAACCCGATTTCTTTTCTGACCCCAGTCACCTCAACCGTTATGGTGCTTATCGAGTGTCTAACCATCTGGCTAAAGACCCGATGATTCCTTGGCCTACTCCATGA
- a CDS encoding phosphoenolpyruvate carboxylase, protein MSSLIHSSDQEIAASSTSELFLRHRLKVVEDLWGSVLLSECGQELVDLLKQLRDLCSPEGQATDLPESSVPKVIEKLDLNAAIRASRAFALYFQLINIVEQHYEQRDQQLSRRATSKTSTSHQAVPPKQAFPKTNGNLAMGSSNMLNSETHNADPMADFLERSWQDNAASKRESGTFHWLFPHLQQLNVPPQQIQRMIENLDIRLVFTAHPTEITRHTIRAKQRRIARILKQLDQAEEATRSLGLTSSWEIEGYTEQLMEEIRLWWRTDELHQFKPSVLDEVDYTLHYFQEVLFEAIPQLYHRMKQALNSSFPWLTPPVHNFCKFGSWVGSDRDGNPSVTPQVTWETACYQRGLVLEKYMQSVGTLINLLSLSLHWSDVLPELLDSLEQDRSQMPELYEQLAIRYRQEPYRLKLSYVQQRLENTRDRNRRLYNLYDGKPLQQDLNETNNSGVYRSGAEFLAELRLIERSLAVTGLSCQELENLICQVEIYGFNLAHLDIRQESSRHCDTINEIAEYLQILPKPYNELSEAERTQWLTAELKTRRPLIPAEAPFSEKTSETIETFRMLRQLQQEFGAQVCQTYIISMSHEASDLLEVLLLAKEAGLYDPATGKSSVQVVPLFETVEDLKRAPGVMKSLFELPLYRACLAGGYEALNVEPCSDHPQPTNMPSRGALSEQPSTLSPNLQEVMLGYSDSNKDSGFLSSNWEIHKAQKALQKIAEEYGISLRIFHGRGGSVGRGGGPAYEAILAQPGHSINGRIKITEQGEVLASKYSLPELALYHLETVTTAVIQASLLRTGFDDIEPWTQIMEELATRSRAHYRDLIYEQPDLLDFFHQVTPIQEISQLQISSRPSRRGGKKDFSSLRAIPWVFSWTQTRFLLPSWYGVGTALKAFLDEDPEENLKLLRYFYFKWPFFKMVVSKVEMTLAKVDLQIAHHYVRELSSPENLERFERLFDQIASEFNLTRDLILSIAGHKRLLDGDPELQRSVQLRNGTIVPLGFLQVSLLKRLRQHSNQTASGTIIHSRYSKGELLRGALLTINGIAAGMRNTG, encoded by the coding sequence ATGAGCTCCCTCATTCACTCGTCTGATCAGGAAATTGCTGCCTCTTCTACCTCCGAATTGTTTCTGCGCCATCGTCTCAAAGTTGTAGAAGATTTATGGGGGTCTGTTCTCCTATCCGAATGCGGTCAGGAACTAGTTGATTTACTCAAGCAACTCCGTGACTTGTGTTCGCCAGAGGGACAAGCCACCGACTTACCAGAATCCTCTGTGCCTAAGGTAATCGAAAAGCTTGACCTCAATGCGGCGATCCGGGCGTCACGAGCGTTTGCTCTTTACTTTCAACTCATTAACATTGTCGAGCAGCATTACGAACAACGCGATCAACAGCTTTCACGACGCGCTACTTCCAAGACTTCTACCTCCCATCAAGCTGTGCCGCCTAAGCAAGCCTTCCCGAAAACAAATGGGAATTTGGCAATGGGTTCCAGCAACATGCTGAATTCAGAAACTCACAATGCTGACCCCATGGCGGATTTTCTGGAAAGAAGCTGGCAGGATAACGCCGCCTCCAAACGAGAATCAGGCACGTTTCATTGGCTATTTCCTCACTTACAACAGTTGAATGTGCCACCGCAGCAAATTCAGCGGATGATCGAAAATCTGGATATTCGGTTAGTGTTCACCGCTCATCCCACAGAAATCACCCGTCATACGATCCGAGCCAAGCAGCGACGCATTGCTCGCATCTTAAAACAGCTAGACCAAGCAGAGGAAGCCACTCGCTCTTTAGGGTTAACCTCGTCTTGGGAAATTGAGGGTTATACCGAACAACTCATGGAAGAGATTCGCCTGTGGTGGCGCACCGATGAGTTACACCAATTCAAGCCCAGCGTGTTGGATGAGGTCGATTACACACTCCACTATTTTCAGGAGGTACTGTTTGAGGCGATTCCCCAACTGTATCACCGGATGAAGCAAGCCTTAAACTCGTCTTTCCCTTGGCTTACACCGCCAGTCCACAACTTCTGCAAATTTGGCTCTTGGGTGGGATCAGACCGGGATGGTAACCCTTCTGTAACCCCTCAAGTGACCTGGGAAACAGCCTGTTACCAGCGTGGCTTAGTCCTCGAAAAATATATGCAGTCGGTCGGGACTCTGATTAATTTGTTGAGTCTTTCTTTACACTGGAGTGATGTTTTACCGGAGTTATTAGATTCTCTAGAGCAAGACCGCTCCCAAATGCCAGAGCTTTACGAACAGCTAGCGATTCGCTACCGACAAGAGCCTTACCGACTCAAACTCTCCTATGTGCAGCAACGGTTGGAAAATACCCGCGATCGCAACCGCCGACTGTACAATCTTTACGATGGTAAGCCCCTGCAACAAGACCTGAACGAAACGAACAATTCTGGCGTTTATCGCTCAGGGGCTGAGTTTCTCGCAGAACTGCGGTTGATCGAGCGCAGTTTAGCCGTAACCGGGTTAAGCTGCCAGGAGTTGGAAAATCTGATTTGTCAAGTGGAAATTTATGGCTTTAACTTGGCGCACCTGGATATTCGACAAGAAAGCAGCCGCCACTGTGACACGATCAATGAGATTGCGGAATACCTGCAAATTTTGCCCAAGCCCTACAATGAGCTATCCGAGGCAGAGCGAACCCAATGGCTAACGGCTGAATTAAAAACCCGACGCCCTCTCATTCCTGCGGAAGCGCCTTTTTCCGAGAAAACGAGCGAAACCATTGAGACGTTCCGCATGTTGCGGCAGTTGCAACAGGAGTTTGGTGCCCAAGTCTGCCAAACCTACATCATCAGCATGAGCCACGAGGCCAGCGATTTGTTGGAAGTATTATTACTGGCGAAAGAGGCAGGACTCTACGATCCGGCGACGGGAAAAAGCAGCGTACAGGTTGTGCCCCTGTTTGAAACCGTGGAAGACTTGAAGCGTGCGCCTGGGGTGATGAAATCGCTGTTTGAGTTACCGCTGTATCGCGCCTGCCTAGCTGGAGGCTATGAAGCATTAAACGTTGAACCTTGTTCCGATCACCCGCAACCGACCAACATGCCGTCGCGAGGAGCACTCAGCGAACAACCTTCAACCCTAAGTCCTAACCTGCAAGAGGTGATGCTGGGCTACTCGGACAGTAATAAAGATTCAGGTTTCTTGAGTAGTAACTGGGAAATTCATAAAGCTCAAAAAGCGCTTCAGAAAATTGCCGAGGAGTACGGTATATCCTTACGCATTTTTCACGGACGTGGGGGGTCTGTCGGGCGTGGAGGTGGCCCAGCTTATGAAGCTATCCTCGCGCAACCTGGTCACAGTATCAATGGACGAATTAAGATTACAGAGCAAGGGGAGGTATTAGCCTCTAAGTACTCTCTTCCCGAATTGGCTCTTTATCACTTGGAAACGGTGACAACAGCGGTGATTCAAGCCAGCTTGCTGCGAACCGGCTTTGATGATATTGAGCCTTGGACTCAAATCATGGAAGAGTTAGCGACGCGATCGCGCGCTCATTACCGCGACCTGATTTATGAGCAACCCGACCTCCTGGATTTCTTTCACCAAGTCACCCCCATCCAAGAAATTAGCCAATTGCAAATTAGCTCTCGTCCTTCGCGTCGGGGGGGTAAGAAAGATTTCTCCAGTCTCCGGGCGATCCCTTGGGTGTTTAGCTGGACTCAAACCCGCTTTTTACTTCCGAGTTGGTATGGTGTCGGTACGGCCCTGAAAGCTTTTCTGGATGAAGACCCAGAGGAGAATTTAAAGCTACTACGTTATTTCTACTTCAAATGGCCCTTCTTCAAAATGGTTGTGTCCAAAGTCGAGATGACGTTGGCTAAGGTCGATTTACAAATTGCTCATCACTATGTGCGCGAATTGTCAAGTCCCGAAAATTTGGAACGCTTTGAGCGATTGTTTGATCAGATTGCCAGCGAATTCAACCTGACTCGTGACTTAATCCTCTCGATCGCAGGACACAAACGACTTCTCGATGGCGATCCAGAGTTGCAACGCTCGGTGCAGTTGCGTAACGGCACAATTGTTCCCCTGGGTTTCTTACAGGTATCCTTGCTAAAACGTCTACGCCAACACAGCAACCAGACGGCATCGGGAACCATCATCCACTCCCGGTACAGTAAAGGTGAGCTCCTGCGTGGGGCTTTGTTAACCATCAACGGTATTGCGGCTGGGATGCGAAATACAGGTTGA